In the bacterium genome, GAAAGGGAAAACGACGCTTTTCCCTTTCCCCAGGACATTAATGAGCCAGGAAAAGTCCCGACTGGACTTTTTGCGACTCTATCAAGGTTCAACCGAGGAAGCCGTGGAAAATGAGGCCCCGGAACCGGATGAGGGTACTGAAGAGGTTGACGAGTGAGCCGCCAGAACTGACGGCGACGGGACCGGCGGGGAGAACGACGGTGAGGTGCCTGTGACCCGGCGTCCGAGTCCCGTCAGGACCTGCACCGGCTGCAGTGAGCGGAAAGAAAAAGGGGAAATGGTCCGTATCGTGGCCGACCCGACGGGACAGGTGATCCCTGATCTCAAGGGAAATCTCCCCTCGAGGGGCGCTTATGTGTGTCCGGATCGCGGCTGCATCGACAAGGCGGCCCGTGGCAGGCTCTGGGCCTCCCTGAAGGTTCCGGCCGGAAAAGAGGGCCCGGATCGGATCCGCAGTGCCGTTGCCCAGGGGTACCATCGCAGGGTGCTTTCCCTGCTGGGACAGGCGAAAAAGAGCGGACGGTTCGTTTCCGGGACGACCCTCGTCGAAGGGGAGTTGAGAAGACGGCCGGATAAAGAGTGGTTCGGACTTGTGGCTGCCGACGCCTCGGGGGACATCTCGGAGAAGGTCCAGAAAAGATTTATGGCGGCATCGGTGCCCTTTCGTGTCGCCATGAGCAAGATGGAACTTGGTGACGCTCTTGGGAAGAGCCCCAGAAGCGCTGTCCTCGTCAAGGACGCCGGTATTTCCGCGGCGATAGACGAATCTTTGGACCGCTATTACAGGGTTTTGAATCAGGGAGGTTCAGATAAATGAGCACGGTTCGGGTAGATGAGCTCGCCCAGGAATACGGGATAAATCCCGATGAGCTCTTCTCACAGCTCAAATCAATGGGCTTTGATGTCGTCAATGTTACCAGCAGCGTGGACCGTTCACTGGTGGACATGGTCAGTGACATGCTGACCCATTCCCCACCCAGGGAACGGGAGGAATCCTCCAAGCGGAGGATCGTCTCTGTTCGAAAGGGTGAGGCGGAAGTCGAGGTCCGCATGGAGGCGGCTCCCGAAGAGGGAGAGCC is a window encoding:
- a CDS encoding DUF448 domain-containing protein encodes the protein MTRRPSPVRTCTGCSERKEKGEMVRIVADPTGQVIPDLKGNLPSRGAYVCPDRGCIDKAARGRLWASLKVPAGKEGPDRIRSAVAQGYHRRVLSLLGQAKKSGRFVSGTTLVEGELRRRPDKEWFGLVAADASGDISEKVQKRFMAASVPFRVAMSKMELGDALGKSPRSAVLVKDAGISAAIDESLDRYYRVLNQGGSDK